The Colletes latitarsis isolate SP2378_abdomen chromosome 14, iyColLati1, whole genome shotgun sequence genome has a segment encoding these proteins:
- the LOC143349733 gene encoding uncharacterized protein LOC143349733, protein MSKEGNEEGPQDKGAGGEALKKDSSADIYENRGSKKLVRLVTVLAYMFSVSFVAIVLSAYYLFLWEPPNPKLLRRPVHLSSEPEIQFLLSDPSIVSNQSNELEQTFVGRVVDDHGHATKNRGNLNDSMVVLRNSLIEFLRNKSNGSKPDRDPRRESLGDPNFTEHASLVKGKGLNLAEKSSEGSARFEASLENNVESEMINKEILSSRIKNEESIIDDNGTPSTLNSWTISGNEESSKNRLTDAINSTMYGSQDVHRLNRNLTKHLTVYREKRKKYIPTSPRAKVGTAITENGIKIEPKTVENASKYTTDVEVPENSKLNTFNEGFTSTVGTTIINKSDVIMTTRDKQDPETQRSKASTYNIGVLVNKQTAVNSHILEFTDGPKSNLSSAKFPSAAINFRVTQIEKMTKSMSQGNERPPEPEFITTPRTTQRQKDLLTILTESTEIYSSISPVTTSEVYQTNFSTTNSREILAKNRSESTS, encoded by the exons ATGAGCAAGGAGGGGAACGAGGAAGGTCCTCAGGATAAAGGCGCTGGCGGCGAAGCTCTGAAGAAAGATTCGAGCGCGGATATCTATGAAAATCGAGGGAGCAAGAAACTCGTACGTTTAGTTACTGTGCTGGCATACATGTTTTCCGTAAGTTTCGTGGCCATAGTCTTGAGCGCGTACTACTTATTCCTCTGGGAACCACCTAATCCGAAACTTTTACGAAGGCCGGTTCATTTGTCCAGCGAACCGGAAATACAATTCTTATTGAGCGATCCATCGATCGTGTCGAATCAGTCCAACGAACTCGAGCAAACGTTCGTCGGTCGTGTCGTCGACGATCATGGTCATGCAACAAAAAATCGTGGCAACTTGAACGATTCTATGGTCGTATTAAGAAATTCTCTAATAGAGTTTTTGCGAAACAAAAGTAACGGTTCGAAACCGGATCGAGATCCTCGTCGAGAAAGTTTGGGAGATCCCAATTTCACCGAGCACGCTTCGCTCGTGAAAGGAAAAGGATTGAATTTGGCGGAAAAGTCGAGCGAAGGAAGTGCAAGGTTCGAAGCAAGCTTGGAGAACAACGTTGAAAGTGAGATGATAAACAAGGAAATACTTTCATCGAGAATTAAGAATGAAGAAAGTATAATTGATGACAACGGTACGCCTTCGACATTGAACtcttggactatttctggaaacGAAGAATCGAGTAAGAATCGTTTAACGGATGCCATCAACAGCACCATGTACGGatcgcaagatgtgcatcggttgAATCGCAATTTAACAAAACATCTAACCGTATACCGAGAAAAGAGAAAAAAGTACATTCCAACAAGCCCTCGAGCAAAGGTAGGAACAGCTATTACTGAAAACGGTATAAAAATTGAACCGAAGACCGTTGAAAATGCTTCTAAATATACTACGGATGTTGAAGTGCCGGAAAATTCCAAATTAAATACATTTAACGAAGGATTTACAAGTACCGTCGGAACAACGATAATTAACAAATCCGATGTTATTATGACAACTAGGGATAAACAAGATCCCGAAACCCAAAGAAGCAAAGCTAGCACGTACAATATCGGCGTTCTTGTAAATAAACAAACGGCTGTAAATTCTCATATCTTGGAATTTACCGATGGTCCGAAATCAAACCTATCATCTGCAAAGTTCCCTAGCGCTGCGATCAATTTTCGAG TAACGCAAATAGAAAAGATGACAAAATCGATGTCCCAGGGAAACGAACGACCACCAGAACCAGAATTCATAACTACTCCGAGAACCACTCAACGACAAAAGGACTTGCTGACAATTTTAACAGAATCTACCGAAATATATTCAAGTATTTCACCGGTAACGACATCGGAAGTTTATCAGACAAATTTTAGTACAACGAATAGCAGAGAGATACTTGCTAAAAATCGTTCAGAAAGTACttcgtaa
- the LOC143349726 gene encoding U3 small nucleolar RNA-associated protein 25 homolog isoform X2, with amino-acid sequence MLEKKKLQQQEVETDSSDDEQANPIRDLLSTFSNINNLRAAAVESSSDDDTSDNKDDIISNSDIDEDLATHSNSLDNEEELSSHSDNEEIKVKEVDEEDPETAKEDAGYLKDPFSIHLRDDLSDKLYEAVSNVPQIIETQKITWPTLGNLICQIPKSLEDVSDSTKKSKVSVLEDKQFAKHGNIPCLIETIDWNKLYVKPQIQDNITSANYSNIKDDVSRNSPPLTSLQRELFSVINNYQDLYYPERTFSNADQIRFIYCLHVINHVLKTRTKVLHHNAKITKSKYTNMAEIPDEYRDQGLVRPKILIIVPFRHSCLKIVELLISILIGEDKGGSVMNKKRFMEDFSGNELIMPKKNPKPEDYELTFQGNTDDTFKIGISITKKTLKLYSEFYSSDIIITSLLGLRILVGAEGEAERDFDFLASVELLILDQAELFLMQNWDHMIHVLNHFHLQPKDSHGTDFSRVRSWCVNGWTKYYRQTLIFSSIHVPEIYGIFNKRCYNYAGKIKVINPISPGSICHVVVQIPQVFHRFETSSHSQALEHRMDFFIGKILPQYKDRIMNHTLIFIPSYFDFVKLRNYFKKEEYNYVQICEYSKEAKIARARDMFFHSDAHFLIYSERFHFFRRIRVKGIRHIIFYAPPTFPEFYSEMCNLMQEANQNPQAGSESNMTVTVLYCKYDIMQLSAIVGTERANKMLGSEKSVHMLMTGE; translated from the coding sequence ATgctcgaaaaaaagaaattacaacAGCAAGAAGTAGAAACTGATAGTTCTGACGACGAGCAGGCAAATCCTATACGTGATTTATTATCCACATTTTCTAATATTAATAATCTTCGAGCAGCTGCTGTTGAATCTAGTTCAGATgacgatacttctgacaacaaaGATGATATTATAAGTAATAGTGATATTGATGAAGATTTAGCAACACATTCTAATAGTCTGGATAATGAGGAAGAATTATCAAGTCATAGCGATAATGAAGAGATTAAAGTGAAAGAAGTGGATGAAGAAGATCCTGAAACAGCTAAGGAAGACGCTGGTTATTTAAAAGATCCATTTTCAATTCATCTTCGAGATGATTTAAGTGATAAACTTTATGAAGCGGTTTCTAATGTTCCACAAATCATAGAAACACAGAAAATAACATGGCCTACCTTAGGAAATCTTATTTGTCAAATACCAAAATCCCTGGAGGATGTAAGTGATTCAACAAAAAAGTCAAAAGTATCTGTGTTAGAAGATAAACAATTTGCAAAACATGGCAATATTCCTTGCTTGATCGAAACTATAGATTGGAATAAATTATATGTAAAACCTCAAATTCAAGACAATATCACAAGTGCTAATTACTCAAACATAAAGGATGATGTTAGCAGAAATTCACCACCTCTGACTTCTTTGCAAAGGGAATTATTTTCAgtgataaataattatcaggatTTATATTATCCTGAAAGGACATTCTCAAATGCTGATCAAATAAGATTTATATATTGTTTACATGTAATTAATCATGTATTAAAGACCAGAACAAAGGTATTACATCATAATGCAAAAATaacaaaatcaaaatatacaaaTATGGCAGAAATTCCAGATGAATACAGAGATCAAGGACTAGTGAGACCAAAAATTTTGATAATAGTTCCCTTTAGACattcttgtttaaaaattgtTGAGTTATTGATATCTATTTTAATTGGAGAAGATAAAGGTGGCTCTGTAATGAATAAGAAGAGATTCATGGAAGATTTTAGTGGTAATGAATTAATAATGCCAAAGAAGAACCCAAAACCAGAAGATTATGAGCTGACATTTCAAGGAAACACGGATGATACTTTCAAAATAGGAATCTCTATCACAAAAAAAACTTTAAAATTGTATTCAGAATTTTATTCCTCAGATATAATAATCACATCACTTTTGGGTTTGAGAATATTAGTAGGTGCAGAAGGTGAGGCTGAGAGGGATTTTGATTTCTTAGCATCAGTGGAGTTGTTAATCCTAGATCAAGCagaattatttttaatgcaAAATTGGGATCACATGATACATGTCTTAAATCACTTTCATTTACAACCAAAAGATTCTCATGGAACAGATTTTTCCAGAGTAAGAAGTTGGTGTGTAAATGGGTGGACAAAATACTATAGGCAGACATTAATATTCTCAAGTATTCATGTACCTGAAATTTATGGAATATTTAATAAGAGATGTTACAATTATGCAGGAAAAATTAAGGTAATAAATCCTATTTCTCCTGGATCCATTTGTCATGTGGTTGTACAAATCCCTCAAGTCTTTCATAGATTTGAGACATCCAGTCATTCTCAAGCATTGGAACATAGAATGGACTTTTTTATAGGAAAAATACTTCCTCAATACAAGGACAGAATTATGAATCACACATTAATATTTATACCATCCTATTTTGACTTTGTGAAGTTGCGTAATTATTTTAAGAAAGAAGAATATAATTATGTACAAATTTGTGAATATTCCAAGGAAGCAAAAATAGCGAGAGCAAGAGATATGTTCTTCCACAGCGATGCACATTTTCTCATATACTCGGAACGATTCCATTTCTTCCGTAGAATACGAGTGAAAGGCATAAGACACATCATATTTTATGCGCCACCCACCTTTCCCGAATTTTATAGCGAAATGTGTAATTTAATGCAAGAAGCTAATCAGAATCCACAAGCAGGCTCTGAAAGTAATATGACGGTAACTGTTCTATATTGTAAATACGACATTATGCAACTTTCGGCAATTGTGGGTACAGAAAGAGCAAACAAAATGCTTGGGTCAGAAAAATCAGTCCACATGCTCATGACTGGTGAATGA
- the LOC143349726 gene encoding U3 small nucleolar RNA-associated protein 25 homolog isoform X1 has product MARGRRPVRGGKRKFDRRDSRPKSKKGKFNLKEASYVKERDVKNREIETRRQMLEKKKLQQQEVETDSSDDEQANPIRDLLSTFSNINNLRAAAVESSSDDDTSDNKDDIISNSDIDEDLATHSNSLDNEEELSSHSDNEEIKVKEVDEEDPETAKEDAGYLKDPFSIHLRDDLSDKLYEAVSNVPQIIETQKITWPTLGNLICQIPKSLEDVSDSTKKSKVSVLEDKQFAKHGNIPCLIETIDWNKLYVKPQIQDNITSANYSNIKDDVSRNSPPLTSLQRELFSVINNYQDLYYPERTFSNADQIRFIYCLHVINHVLKTRTKVLHHNAKITKSKYTNMAEIPDEYRDQGLVRPKILIIVPFRHSCLKIVELLISILIGEDKGGSVMNKKRFMEDFSGNELIMPKKNPKPEDYELTFQGNTDDTFKIGISITKKTLKLYSEFYSSDIIITSLLGLRILVGAEGEAERDFDFLASVELLILDQAELFLMQNWDHMIHVLNHFHLQPKDSHGTDFSRVRSWCVNGWTKYYRQTLIFSSIHVPEIYGIFNKRCYNYAGKIKVINPISPGSICHVVVQIPQVFHRFETSSHSQALEHRMDFFIGKILPQYKDRIMNHTLIFIPSYFDFVKLRNYFKKEEYNYVQICEYSKEAKIARARDMFFHSDAHFLIYSERFHFFRRIRVKGIRHIIFYAPPTFPEFYSEMCNLMQEANQNPQAGSESNMTVTVLYCKYDIMQLSAIVGTERANKMLGSEKSVHMLMTGE; this is encoded by the coding sequence ATGGCACGTGGTAGAAGACCGGTTCGTggtggaaaaagaaaatttgaccGTCGTGATAGTCGACCAAAATCAAAGAAAGGTAAATTTAACCTAAAAGAGGCTTCGTATGTTAAAGAACGCGATGTTAAAAATAGGGAAATTGAAACACGCAGGCAAATgctcgaaaaaaagaaattacaacAGCAAGAAGTAGAAACTGATAGTTCTGACGACGAGCAGGCAAATCCTATACGTGATTTATTATCCACATTTTCTAATATTAATAATCTTCGAGCAGCTGCTGTTGAATCTAGTTCAGATgacgatacttctgacaacaaaGATGATATTATAAGTAATAGTGATATTGATGAAGATTTAGCAACACATTCTAATAGTCTGGATAATGAGGAAGAATTATCAAGTCATAGCGATAATGAAGAGATTAAAGTGAAAGAAGTGGATGAAGAAGATCCTGAAACAGCTAAGGAAGACGCTGGTTATTTAAAAGATCCATTTTCAATTCATCTTCGAGATGATTTAAGTGATAAACTTTATGAAGCGGTTTCTAATGTTCCACAAATCATAGAAACACAGAAAATAACATGGCCTACCTTAGGAAATCTTATTTGTCAAATACCAAAATCCCTGGAGGATGTAAGTGATTCAACAAAAAAGTCAAAAGTATCTGTGTTAGAAGATAAACAATTTGCAAAACATGGCAATATTCCTTGCTTGATCGAAACTATAGATTGGAATAAATTATATGTAAAACCTCAAATTCAAGACAATATCACAAGTGCTAATTACTCAAACATAAAGGATGATGTTAGCAGAAATTCACCACCTCTGACTTCTTTGCAAAGGGAATTATTTTCAgtgataaataattatcaggatTTATATTATCCTGAAAGGACATTCTCAAATGCTGATCAAATAAGATTTATATATTGTTTACATGTAATTAATCATGTATTAAAGACCAGAACAAAGGTATTACATCATAATGCAAAAATaacaaaatcaaaatatacaaaTATGGCAGAAATTCCAGATGAATACAGAGATCAAGGACTAGTGAGACCAAAAATTTTGATAATAGTTCCCTTTAGACattcttgtttaaaaattgtTGAGTTATTGATATCTATTTTAATTGGAGAAGATAAAGGTGGCTCTGTAATGAATAAGAAGAGATTCATGGAAGATTTTAGTGGTAATGAATTAATAATGCCAAAGAAGAACCCAAAACCAGAAGATTATGAGCTGACATTTCAAGGAAACACGGATGATACTTTCAAAATAGGAATCTCTATCACAAAAAAAACTTTAAAATTGTATTCAGAATTTTATTCCTCAGATATAATAATCACATCACTTTTGGGTTTGAGAATATTAGTAGGTGCAGAAGGTGAGGCTGAGAGGGATTTTGATTTCTTAGCATCAGTGGAGTTGTTAATCCTAGATCAAGCagaattatttttaatgcaAAATTGGGATCACATGATACATGTCTTAAATCACTTTCATTTACAACCAAAAGATTCTCATGGAACAGATTTTTCCAGAGTAAGAAGTTGGTGTGTAAATGGGTGGACAAAATACTATAGGCAGACATTAATATTCTCAAGTATTCATGTACCTGAAATTTATGGAATATTTAATAAGAGATGTTACAATTATGCAGGAAAAATTAAGGTAATAAATCCTATTTCTCCTGGATCCATTTGTCATGTGGTTGTACAAATCCCTCAAGTCTTTCATAGATTTGAGACATCCAGTCATTCTCAAGCATTGGAACATAGAATGGACTTTTTTATAGGAAAAATACTTCCTCAATACAAGGACAGAATTATGAATCACACATTAATATTTATACCATCCTATTTTGACTTTGTGAAGTTGCGTAATTATTTTAAGAAAGAAGAATATAATTATGTACAAATTTGTGAATATTCCAAGGAAGCAAAAATAGCGAGAGCAAGAGATATGTTCTTCCACAGCGATGCACATTTTCTCATATACTCGGAACGATTCCATTTCTTCCGTAGAATACGAGTGAAAGGCATAAGACACATCATATTTTATGCGCCACCCACCTTTCCCGAATTTTATAGCGAAATGTGTAATTTAATGCAAGAAGCTAATCAGAATCCACAAGCAGGCTCTGAAAGTAATATGACGGTAACTGTTCTATATTGTAAATACGACATTATGCAACTTTCGGCAATTGTGGGTACAGAAAGAGCAAACAAAATGCTTGGGTCAGAAAAATCAGTCCACATGCTCATGACTGGTGAATGA
- the LOC143349753 gene encoding uncharacterized protein LOC143349753 isoform X2 codes for MVRGSLPDIAVTMASGREIYGAFSLIVDDVDSHSISSENSDLDGLSNESSSQNSSTQTPLDSPGGPRERIKQMQVEAETRRGEFARLLEEHAQVVRKLKMMEAEEQLSATGNVIGVRHA; via the exons ATGGTCAGAG GGTCGTTGCCTGATATCGCAGTGACGATGGCATCGGGAAGAGAAATCTACGGTGCATTCAG TCTGATCGTGGACGATGTCGATTCGCACTCGATATCGAGCGAAAATTCAGATTTAGACGGTCTGTCGAACGAGAGCAGCTCTCAGAACTCGTCGACTCAAACACCACTGGACAGTCCAGGTGGTCCAAGGGAAAGGATCAAGCAGATGCAAGTGGAAGCCGAAACAAGGAGAGGAGAATTCGCGAGACTGCTCGAGGAACACGCTCAAGTCGTGAGGAAGCTGAAGATGATGGAGGCCGAGGAGCAGCTCTCAGCGACCGGAAACGTTATAGGAGTTAGGCACGCGTGA
- the LOC143349753 gene encoding uncharacterized protein LOC143349753 isoform X1, whose protein sequence is MVRGGYQWSLPDIAVTMASGREIYGAFSLIVDDVDSHSISSENSDLDGLSNESSSQNSSTQTPLDSPGGPRERIKQMQVEAETRRGEFARLLEEHAQVVRKLKMMEAEEQLSATGNVIGVRHA, encoded by the exons ATGGTCAGAGGTGGGTACCAGT GGTCGTTGCCTGATATCGCAGTGACGATGGCATCGGGAAGAGAAATCTACGGTGCATTCAG TCTGATCGTGGACGATGTCGATTCGCACTCGATATCGAGCGAAAATTCAGATTTAGACGGTCTGTCGAACGAGAGCAGCTCTCAGAACTCGTCGACTCAAACACCACTGGACAGTCCAGGTGGTCCAAGGGAAAGGATCAAGCAGATGCAAGTGGAAGCCGAAACAAGGAGAGGAGAATTCGCGAGACTGCTCGAGGAACACGCTCAAGTCGTGAGGAAGCTGAAGATGATGGAGGCCGAGGAGCAGCTCTCAGCGACCGGAAACGTTATAGGAGTTAGGCACGCGTGA
- the LOC143349755 gene encoding uncharacterized protein LOC143349755, translating into MEERYAAMERELMRTKMLVPAMTRNTIPVHRMSQTDVNWKECSLAKNREYSYGTPSGNQGKNLVNTREIRNQERMNVSSRKKNYNARKNKDSTNRILDNVDWTKRQISSQHFQDDMYPIKDPSDHTCGPRTLNNNSNMVCSTHNVAVILPQESTHSAIDHFKTNNGNHKGISKCDSIKMVGNSKKSFTPFKTQKPTLMEACQRFDKKHEPETSYFIDFDAKHKDHTQASSTVNTPKFQPIMGPEFNKDICERKFEVERQGPNTDLVEKYASKRTKVFENTDTRRKENSRVNQTFQSNRGHWSSHSKKFPYEKPRFENDQSRNFTRNIRPQNRIPTPRSNVHTASTPMIPSTSNPLLDPNGLTIQLLKLAVLLYAPALMPALNLLIARQSSQTSISVPCYEASNDLLTQVFRILNSQQRVPNLPYAPTSRVDEYSSQSRTETNLPDTSSLKSETRYENSSNQLRVSTNTENLTSDRHEQISIAINTSLESCICHKLSSVQCSKCSLCEQVEENQEDNQEEMFA; encoded by the exons ATGGAAGAAAGGTATGCTGCTATGGAAAGGGAGTTAATGAGAACCAAAATGTTAGTTCCCGCAATGACGCGCAATACGATCCCCGTCCATCGAATG TCGCAAACGGATGTAAATTGGAAGGAATGCTCTCTCGCGAAGAACCGTGAATATTCGTACGGAACTCCGTCCGGAAATCAGGGCAAAAATCTTGTTAACACGCGTGAAATTCGGAATCAGGAGAGAATGAACGTTTCATCgagaaagaaaaattataatgcaaGAAAGAATAAAGATTCGACCAACAGGATCTTGGACAATGTAGATTGGACGAAGCGTCAAATCTCTTCCCAG CATTTCCAAGACGATATGTATCCGATAAAGGATCCTAGTGATCACACGTGTGGGCCAAGAACATTGAACAATAATTCAAATATGGTGTGTTCGACGCACAACGTTGCTGTTATCCTTCCACAGGAATCAACACATTCGGCCATTGACCATTTTAAA ACAAACAACGGTAACCATAAAGGCATAAGCAAGTGCGATTCCATTAAAATGGTTGGCAATTCCAAGAAATCTTTCACCCCTTTCAAGACTCAAAAGCCA ACGTTGATGGAAGCATGCCAAAGGTTCGACAAGAAACACGAGCCGGAAACGTCGTATTTTATTGACTTCGATGCTAAACACAAGGATCATACGCAGGCCAGTTCCACGGTAAACACGCCGAAGTTTCAACCAATAATGGGACCAGAGTTTAATAAGGATATTTGCGAGCGAAAGTTTGAAGTTGAACGCCAAGGACCAAACACAGATCTGGTGGAGAAATATGCGTCTAAAAGAACGAAAGTTTTCGAAAACACGGACACGCGTCGTAAAGAAAATTCGCGGGTTAATCAAACGTTCCAAAGTAATCGCGGTCACTGGAGCAGTCACTCGAAGAAGTTTCCTTATGAAAAACCGCGTTTTGAGAACGACCAGTCGAGAAATTTTACGAGAAACATCCGTCCACAGAACAGAATCCCAACTCCACGAAGCAACGTTCACACTGCTTCCACTCCAATGATACCTTCTACTTCGAACCCTCTTTTGGATCCCAACGGATTAACCATTCAACTATTAAA GCTGGCGGTATTACTTTACGCTCCAGCATTAATGCCGGCATTGAATTTGTTGATTGCTCGACAAAGTAGCCAAACTTCCATTTCGGTGCCCTGTTACGAAGCTTCGAACGATCTCCTAACGCAAGTTTTTCGAATTCTGAACAGCCAACAACGCGTTCCGAATTTACCATACGCGCCGACCTCTCGAGTCGATGAATATTCGTCGCAATCTCGAACGGAAACAAATTTACCGGACACCTCGTCTCTGAAGTCAGAGACACGTTACGAG AACTCCTCGAATCAGCTTCGTGTCAGCACAAACACAGAAAATCTAACCAGCGATCGACACGAACAAATTTCAATTGCAATAAATACATCCCTAGAATCGTGCATCTGTCACAAACTGTCATCTGTTCAATGTAGCAAGTGTTCTTTGTGCGAACAggtagaagaaaatcaagaagatAATCAAGAAGAAATGTTTGCATGA
- the LOC143349748 gene encoding transmembrane protein 192, giving the protein MDDEEYLQPMLISQEEEPFQKLDTIPIVSIPLIFGVSLEIIGIVFLSVWPEEKNKCDTYFIYLYLHCAYWLIIMLTDHFVKMKHHMLRVHGYLVFYQSTYQHIRAPLFTASLWIMCYLLLAVILHHTHKVNYEQYCRASEWFTPLNYIILLTTVELMIIVPVYVNYIRRVLRFNRTRPPPDVTREEWLSSFTQDTYAGSGESHHDNRGTNLEELLEKQADLIRYLRDHNVKLSHRLMSLATQRRLPEA; this is encoded by the exons ATGGATGATGAGGAATATCTCCAGCCTATGTTGATCTCTCAAGAAGAAGAACCTTTTCAAAAGCTAGATACTATACCAATTGTATCTATTCCTCTCATATTTGGT GTATCTTTAGAAATTATAGGAATTGTGTTTTTGTCAGTATGGCCAGAAGAGAAAAATAAATGTGACACTTATTTTATATACTTATATCTTCATTGTGCTTATTGGTTGATAATTATGTTAACTGATCATTTTGTGAAAATGAAGCATCATATGTTGCGTGTTCATGGATACCTTGTTTTTTATCAGTCAACGTATCAACACATTCGGGCACCCCTGTTTACAGCATCATTATGGATTATGTGTTATTTATTATTGGCTGTGATTTTGCACCACACCCATAAAGTTAATTATGAACAGTACTGTCGTGCATCAGAGTGGTTTACTCCATTGAATTATATAATACTTTTAACTACAGTAGAACTTATGATTATTGTGCCAGTTTATGTAAATTATATTA GAAGGGTATTAAGGTTCAATCGAACACGTCCACCTCCTGATGTTACTCGAGAAGAGTGGTTGTCTTCTTTCACTCAAGACACGTATGCAGGTAGTGGAGAATCACACCATGACAATAGAGGAACTAATTTGGAAGAGTTACTTGAAAAACAAGCAGatttaataagatatttaagagatCACAATGTTAAATTAAGTCATAGACTGATGTCACTGGCAACTCAACGCAGACTGCCAGAAGCATAA